One Salvia splendens isolate huo1 chromosome 12, SspV2, whole genome shotgun sequence genomic window carries:
- the LOC121757305 gene encoding uncharacterized protein LOC121757305 — translation MEGSPHLNQVPSEPAVKRFRILWRVFLLFNFGLGGYMFAQGGKKERAEKKAIEEPPPAPPTTVTAPAQEEPIIITPPVERPVPVRPPVPADQQREIFKWILDEKRKVKPQNRQEKKRIDEEKSILKEFIRSETVPKI, via the exons ATGGAAGGGAGCCCACATCTAAATCAAGTTCCAAGTGAACCTGCCGTGAAGCGTTTCAGGATTCTCTGGCGTGTTTTTCTGCTTTTCAACTTCGGTCTTGGCG GGTACATGTTTGCACAGGGTGGTAAGAAAGAAAGAGcggagaaaaaagccatagaagAGCCTCCTCCTGCCCCTCCGACCACAGTGACTGCCCCTGCCCAAGAAGAGCCCATAATCATCACTCCTCCTGTCGAAAGGCCCGTGCCTGTGCGGCCACCGGTTCCCGCGGATCAGCAACGTGAGATCTTCAAGTGGATATTGGACGAGAAAAGAAAGGTTAAACCTCAAAATCGACAAGAGAAGAAGCGTATTGATGAAGAGAAATCGATTCTTAAAGAGTTCATCCGTTCAGAGACAGTCCCAAAGATTTGA